CGCAGCAGCTCCGCGGCCACCTGGCGGCTCATCCCCTCGAGCCCGGTTTCGCCCGCCACCGCGCGGTGGTCGTGTTCGTGGCGACCGAGGTCGACCTGGGCGGAGCCCGCAAAGCCCGCGACGTCGAAGGCGTCGCCCAGGGTCCCGACCTCGAGCCCCCAGGCGCGAGGGGCGCGAAGCCGTCGGGCGAGCGAGGCGGTAGCGGCGAACTCCCCGGCCAGCGCGTACCGGAACGCGCCGAGGTAGTCGAGAACGGGCGCGTCGTGACGAGTCGCGAGCGTCCGGACGAGGGGGGCGTAGAACAGCCGAAAGAGCCGGCCGTAGAGCCGGTCGTCTTCGATGCGGGCGTAGTACCCCTTCGAGAAATCGAACCGCATCGTGAGTGGGGCGAGGAGTCGGTGAACGTGCTCGGCCTCGTAGCTCTTCGCGTCGGCGTCGTGAACGACGACGTACTCGCCGGTCTCGGCGGCGGGACCGAGCGCGAGCCAGACGTCCCGGCCCTTGCCGAAGCCGTTCGCCAGTCCGGCGTCCGCGAGGAGGTCCGTGACGGCGGGCGCGTTACACCAGAGGACGCGAATCGGCAGGGCGAACGACTCGAGCCACTCCCGAAACGGCTCGATCCGATCGGCGTCGGCGCGAACGGGGACGATGACTGCAGCGGGTTCGCGCGTCAGACCCTCGAGTTCCGAGAGCACGCGCTCGGCGGCGGGGCTCTCGTGTTCGCGGCCGGCCATCGGAACGACGACGGCAGTCTCGGCGACCGCGTCGGCTGCGTCGCAAGCGAGGCTGTCGCCCGACGCTCCGGCCGTCCCGCCGAACTCGTGGAGCGTGGCGATTCGCTCCTGTACGTACTCCATCGGTGGAGTGTTCGGCCGGACCGGTAAAACGGCCACGACTCCGGCAGATCATCCGATCGGTTTTCGGAGCGTCGCGACGGGCGCAGGGAACCGTCGCCGAGCGTCGTTATCCGTTTTCGCCGGTCGGGAGGCGGCCCGCGGCGGTAAGCGCGACGAGGACGAGCAAGACCACGCTGATGGCGACCGCGAACAGCCGGAAGGCCTCGTCGAAGCCGACGCCGGCGTCGACGAGCGCTCCCAGGATGGCGCTTCCGGTCGCCTGGATCGGCATCATCAGCCCGATGAACAGGGCGTAGGCGCTGGCGCGGTTCTCGTCGGGGACGGACGCGAGTACGTAGGTGTCCGACGCGGGGAACACGCCGTGGATCGCGAAGCCGAGAATCGCCGTGACGAGCAGGATCGACCAGCCGCTCTGGACGACGGTCAGCGCGAGCAGCGAACAGACGAACGCGCCGACGATCACGTGCAACAGCGGCAAGAACGGAACCCGATCCGCGATCCAGCCGGTGAGTGCGAACGACGGCACCCCAGCGAGAAAGAGCAGAGTGAGGAGAGTCCGCGAGTAACTCGCAGAGAGCCCCTTCGCCTCGACGAGGTACGTCACGTAGAAGTTGAACACGCCGTTCCAGACGAGCCCCGCGAGGCCGACGATCGCGACGGCAGTCACGATGATCGGCCACTGCCGGCGCAGGGCCGCGAGGAGATCCTGATCCGATCGCCCGGCCGTCGGCAACGTTGCGCGCCTCGCAGCGACGAAGAAGACGACCGTCGCGCCGACCGTCACGACCGAGATCGCGAGAAAGAGGGCGCGCCAGGCCGCGATCGGCCACGTCAGTGCGAAGAACGCGCCGACCAGCAGCGGAGCGACCACCGCGGCGGTCTGGCTCGACATCCCGTGAACGCCGACCGCGCGGCCGACCCGCGCCGGAAACAGTTCGCTGACCAGCGGGTTCGCCGCGACGAAGTACGCGCCGCTCGCGACGCCCATGCACAGCGCACCCGCGTACAGCGCCTCGAGGTTCGCCGCCGTCGCCGCGAACGCCGAAGCGGCGGCGAGGATCCCGCCCGACGCGAGCACGACCCAGTGACGCGGCACGCGCGTCAGGAGGTAGCCCGTCGGAATCAACAGCGACGCGCTTCCGACCCACGCCAGCGTCGCGAGCAGCCCGACGGCCCCCGCGCTCGCGTCGAACGTCGTTCGAAACGGCTCGAGCAGCGGCGCGTAGATCACCCGACCGAGATTGACGAGGAAGACCATCGCACACAGCGACCCGAACACGCCCACTCGACCCGGGAACCGCTCCTGTCGGGTCGTCGTCTCGCTCATACCGCCTCTGTATCGTCGGGAAGGTCAACGCTTTCGACACGACCGCGAGCGAACCTGTCGAAGCGGTGACGGCACAGTGCTCGATAAAGCCCCGGTCTTTTTCTTCTCTACCTTCGTGAGGGGGAACATGAGATCCGTCCGGAAGGCGCTCCGCGAGGGCGAACTCGAGAAAGACACCTACGATCGACTCGTCTGTGGCGAGTGTGAAAAGCCCCTGAAGACCGAAAACGACCCGGATCAGATCAAGACCGTCCGCATCTGTCCGGACTGCGACGCGGAGTGGAAAGAGATCCGATAGTTCTGCGTTCCGCGTCGCTCCGGACTCGGAAGGGATCCTACACTACCCGGGCGTCGGTCGAACCCGCTCGAGCGCTGCGCGAAGCGCCGCGAGACCGGGATACCCGTGCTGACGCCAGAGGGTGAACGCGATAGCGGCGAGGACGAATTCCAGAAGGAAGTACGGGTCGGTCGCCGAGTCCCGTAAGAGCCCGAGAACGGTCGGCGGTCCCTGTTCGTACTCCTCGACCGGAATCGCCGGCCAGAGGAGGTGGTTCGCGTCCGCTTCGGGCCGCCAGATGACGGGCAGGGCGTCGACGACGACGTGCGAGAACGCGCCGATCGCGAAGGCGATGCCGTACTCTCTACGATCGTAGTGACTTGCGAGCGCGTACGCCGCGATCGAGAGCGGTACCAACAAGAACAGCGAGTGTGCGAGCGTCCGCCCCGTCGGGATCACGCGCAGATACCACGCTAACGGCTTATCTACGAGGTCGGGGAACTGACTCCCGAGTACGAGGATTAGCGCCGGAACGTGCGCCGGCGGGGCGTCGAACCGGGCTCGAGTCGCGAGGGTGTAACAGAGGTACGCGACGGCGACGTGTCCCAGTGGCCACATGTACGTCGGGCTGATGTGAGGGCGGAATATAACTGGCGCGGTTGGGAGTCGCGGGGGGTCGAAGACGGTATCGCGGTCACTCGATCTTCGACGCTCCCGTTCCAGTCGGGTCGTCTCGGTACCGAGCGATCGTCCAGACGAGCGCCGCACAGAGGCCGGCGACGGCCGCCGGCCAACGGTCGCTGCTCAGGAAGAGCCCGCCCGCGGGCAGCCGGTACTCCGTGAGCGGCCAGAAGACGGCGTACGCCTCCCCCGTCGGCGTCATGAGAAGCACGTCGAGGACGTGGTGTGACAGGGCACCGATCGCGAACAGCGCGATCGCTTGCGTCCGGTACTCGGGGGCGAGCAGGAGCGAGCAGAGGCCGACGACGAGCACGGAGCCGACGAGCGTGTGCAACGGCGACCACGAGAACGGTACGCCGAGCAGCGCCGCCACGAGGCCGTCCGGGACGAACAGATCGATTTTGGCGAAATCCGGCGAGAGCGCGCCGATCATCGCGAGCGTGACGCGGGCCGAGCGCAGTCGCTCGTATCGAAGCGAGAGGAGCATGCCGATGACGTAGCCGACGAGCACGTGCGTGAGCACGTCAGGCACGGCGATCCCCTCCGTCCGTCCGGGCTCGTTGGTTCTGTCGGGTTCGTGCCTGCTGACTCCGGCCCGACCGGTCCGATCCCTGTCGTCTCGAGGACTGGTCGGCGGTTTTCGACGACCGTTCCCGCGGGATGAACGCGAGCGTCGCTCGATCGAAGCGCCAGCCGCGGATGAATCGACCGGCGACCCAGAGCCCGGCGATCGCCGAGACGGCGAGCATGTAGCCCGTCTCGGACGATTTTCGGGTCGTCGTCCGCTCGACGACGAGCGTCGAGTCGGCCTCGAGCGTGCCGAAGGCGGTCACGCGGTCGCCCCGCTCCAGCGGCCCGTCGGCGTTCTGGAGTCGATCGTCCGCGTTTACGAGCGTGAATCGGCCGTATCCGCTGGCGCGCGTCGCGATCACCACGGGGTCGGTGTCGACGACCCGCCCGCCGAGGACGACCTGCTCGCCGACGTATGCCTCGGGCGTCGGCGTCACTTCGACCTCGTCCGGATACGCGCTCTCAAGCGGATCGCCGGGCGTCGCGCCCGCCCAGAGCAGACAGCCGCCCAGAAGCGCGCCGAGAACCACGCCGGCGAGGAGACGACCGCGTTGTCCAGCGAAAAACTGCATGTGTGTCGCTCGAGGGGAAGGGCTACCCGGAGGAAAGGTCTTCTGTTCTCGTTCGGGTCGGCCCGGAGTGAGGCGGAACGACGAACCTTCGTGGACACGCGTTGGTGCGTCGTTCAACGCGTATCTACGAATTCGAGGCCCGCGTCCCGCTCTCACCGTTCGGCGGTGGACCGACGACCCGTCTGAGCGGCGGGTAACAGAGGCCGAAGACGAACCCGAAGACGAGCAGCCCGATCAGGCTCTGCCAGTGCAGGTACGGGAAGGGACGTGAGGAATCGAAGACGACCCGCATCCACAGCGGGAGTGCGATCGCGATACCGAAGAGCCACCCGAAGATGGCGATCAACAGCCCGACGGACAGCCCCGCCGCCGGATCGGTCGCTCGCATCGTCGAGTTCGCGGCCGCGATAATTCCGTCGATACCCATTCCGGTGAGGACGCTCCACGCGAGCAGTAGTGCGATCCCGGCTCGGGCGCTCTCGCGGCCGTAGAGCGAAGCGACCGACTCGAGTCGGCCGGTCGCGTACACCCCGGTACCGACGACCGCGCCGGCGAGGAGCGCGGCCACGGCGATGCAGACGACGGTCGCTACTACCCGCGCGAACCGCGACGCGAGACCGTTCTCTCGAGGGACTCCCGCGACCGTAACGACGGCCGTCGCGACCAGAAAGGCGAGTATCGACGCGAAGACGGTCTCGAGGTACAGATCGGCGAGCGGTGGCTGATCGAGGGTGTAGTGAACGGCGAACAGGTCGGCCCACGACGAATCGTGGACGATCCGAAGCTGACCTCGAAAAACGGGAGCAATGTTGTAAAGGTCCGGCGCAAGGCCCCACAGGCCGCCGATACTGACGATCCAGAGTCGCCCGCGGCGGACGAGACCGGACCGAAGCGCGAACGGCGCTGCGAGGACAAGGAGGAGGGATGCGCCGACGAGGAAGTGGACGATAGCTGGTGCCATGGGAGTCGACGTGTGAGTACGGATACTTCGGATCCGTCCTTTAGTAGGGTCGCCGTACGGCCCGGTACGAACCGCCGTGCAGTACCCGGTGTCGCACTCGGTTTGATCCGTCGAGCGGGGCGTTCGGCGTCCGCCGGCGATCCGACGAATTCGTCGTGGAAATCGCGTCGCGTCCCTCGCTCTCGAGGCAATCTCGAGTAATATCGCTGGAACGCCGATTCGCGGCGTGCTCCACCTGATGGAACTCGCGGCGGGTACGCTCGACGGATCAGTGTGAGTGGAACCGCAGTCAGGATAAATCCACGGGCCGCGATCGACTTATCGATCCCGCTCGACGGTCTCACCGGGTCGCGTGGTCGCGCCGGTATCGAGTTTTAACCCGGGAGAGAGGCTCGAGTTGATGCCCGTTTTGGCCCCGTCGCCGGCGACCACGCCGAACTTGCGCCGGCCCGTCGAGACGCGCTCGCCTTTCACGGTGAACTCGATGTCCGCGTCGTCGTGGCGGAGGTTCGCGACGTTCGTCCCCGCGCCGAAGTTGACGTCCCGGCCGAGAACGCTGTCGCCGACGTAGGAGAGGTGGCTGACCGACGTGCCTCGAGAGAGCACGCTGTTTTTCACCTCCGCGGCGTGGCCGATCTTCGCGCCGGACTCGACCAGCGTCGCACCGCGGACGTAGGCGTTCGGCCCGATCGTCGCGCCCGAACGGATCAGCGCCGGCCCCTCGATGACGACGCCCGGTTTCACCGTCGCGCCGTCCTCGACGACGATATCGCCCTCGAGCGTCGCGTCCTCGCTCACGTCGCCGTCGATCCGTCGCTCGAGGTTGCCGATCTTCCACTCGTTGGCTTCGAGCAACTCCCACGGGCGGCCGACGTCCAGCCAGCGCTCGAGCGTCACGGGGGTGACGTCGAACTCGTCGATCACGGTCGCCACCACGTCGGTGATCTCGTGTTCACCGCGGTCGCTCTCGGGGACCTCGAGCCACTCGCGTGCCTCTGCGGGGAAGGCGTAGGCACCGGCGTTCGCGAGGTTCGTCGGCGGATCGTCAGGCTTCTCGACGATACCGGTGACCGAGCCGGCGTCGGTACTGAGAACGCCGTAGTTACGCGGGTCGTCGACCTCGATCGCGCAGACGGCCGGACACTGATCGAAGAGTCGAGCGACCGCCGCCGGGTCGTACAGGTTGTCGCCGTTCAGCACGGCAAAGGGTCCCTCGATGTGGTCTCGAGCGGTGTTGACGGCGTCCGCCGTGCCGGCCTGTTCGGTCTGGACCGCGTAGGAGACGGGGACGCCGCGGTACTCCGAACCGAAGTACTCGCCGACGGTTTCGGCCTCGTATCCCACGACGAGGACGATCTCGTCCGCTCCGGCGTCGATCGCCGCGTCGATCGTGTGAGCGACGAGCGGCCGATCGGCGACCGGTAACATCGGCTTCGGGACCGAATCGGAGAGTGGTCGAATACGCGTGCCCTGCCCCGCCGCAAGAACGACTGCTTTCATGTACTCGGTGTCTTCCATGAACGGTCGGATAAGCGATTCGCTCGCCGGTCGATTTCGTGTGAATCGGGGGCATTCCGGAACGCGATCACGGTCGTCGTCGGCCGCGGCCGA
The genomic region above belongs to Natronorubrum halophilum and contains:
- a CDS encoding HVO_0758 family zinc finger protein, which gives rise to MRSVRKALREGELEKDTYDRLVCGECEKPLKTENDPDQIKTVRICPDCDAEWKEIR
- the glmU gene encoding bifunctional sugar-1-phosphate nucleotidylyltransferase/acetyltransferase; the encoded protein is MKAVVLAAGQGTRIRPLSDSVPKPMLPVADRPLVAHTIDAAIDAGADEIVLVVGYEAETVGEYFGSEYRGVPVSYAVQTEQAGTADAVNTARDHIEGPFAVLNGDNLYDPAAVARLFDQCPAVCAIEVDDPRNYGVLSTDAGSVTGIVEKPDDPPTNLANAGAYAFPAEAREWLEVPESDRGEHEITDVVATVIDEFDVTPVTLERWLDVGRPWELLEANEWKIGNLERRIDGDVSEDATLEGDIVVEDGATVKPGVVIEGPALIRSGATIGPNAYVRGATLVESGAKIGHAAEVKNSVLSRGTSVSHLSYVGDSVLGRDVNFGAGTNVANLRHDDADIEFTVKGERVSTGRRKFGVVAGDGAKTGINSSLSPGLKLDTGATTRPGETVERDR
- a CDS encoding metal-dependent hydrolase — encoded protein: MWPLGHVAVAYLCYTLATRARFDAPPAHVPALILVLGSQFPDLVDKPLAWYLRVIPTGRTLAHSLFLLVPLSIAAYALASHYDRREYGIAFAIGAFSHVVVDALPVIWRPEADANHLLWPAIPVEEYEQGPPTVLGLLRDSATDPYFLLEFVLAAIAFTLWRQHGYPGLAALRAALERVRPTPG
- a CDS encoding Slp family lipoprotein, which encodes MQFFAGQRGRLLAGVVLGALLGGCLLWAGATPGDPLESAYPDEVEVTPTPEAYVGEQVVLGGRVVDTDPVVIATRASGYGRFTLVNADDRLQNADGPLERGDRVTAFGTLEADSTLVVERTTTRKSSETGYMLAVSAIAGLWVAGRFIRGWRFDRATLAFIPRERSSKTADQSSRRQGSDRSGRSQQARTRQNQRARTDGGDRRA
- a CDS encoding glycosyltransferase family protein; its protein translation is MEYVQERIATLHEFGGTAGASGDSLACDAADAVAETAVVVPMAGREHESPAAERVLSELEGLTREPAAVIVPVRADADRIEPFREWLESFALPIRVLWCNAPAVTDLLADAGLANGFGKGRDVWLALGPAAETGEYVVVHDADAKSYEAEHVHRLLAPLTMRFDFSKGYYARIEDDRLYGRLFRLFYAPLVRTLATRHDAPVLDYLGAFRYALAGEFAATASLARRLRAPRAWGLEVGTLGDAFDVAGFAGSAQVDLGRHEHDHRAVAGETGLEGMSRQVAAELLRVVEDGGVEPDYETLQDRYRATGARLIDQYRADAAFNGLAYDSASERDQLARYAAAIAPPGPDRRLPRWTDAPFEPAAVLEAARPAPPAEDGRRTRRDPIDSRAQD
- a CDS encoding metal-dependent hydrolase, giving the protein MPDVLTHVLVGYVIGMLLSLRYERLRSARVTLAMIGALSPDFAKIDLFVPDGLVAALLGVPFSWSPLHTLVGSVLVVGLCSLLLAPEYRTQAIALFAIGALSHHVLDVLLMTPTGEAYAVFWPLTEYRLPAGGLFLSSDRWPAAVAGLCAALVWTIARYRDDPTGTGASKIE
- a CDS encoding MFS transporter, which produces MSETTTRQERFPGRVGVFGSLCAMVFLVNLGRVIYAPLLEPFRTTFDASAGAVGLLATLAWVGSASLLIPTGYLLTRVPRHWVVLASGGILAAASAFAATAANLEALYAGALCMGVASGAYFVAANPLVSELFPARVGRAVGVHGMSSQTAAVVAPLLVGAFFALTWPIAAWRALFLAISVVTVGATVVFFVAARRATLPTAGRSDQDLLAALRRQWPIIVTAVAIVGLAGLVWNGVFNFYVTYLVEAKGLSASYSRTLLTLLFLAGVPSFALTGWIADRVPFLPLLHVIVGAFVCSLLALTVVQSGWSILLVTAILGFAIHGVFPASDTYVLASVPDENRASAYALFIGLMMPIQATGSAILGALVDAGVGFDEAFRLFAVAISVVLLVLVALTAAGRLPTGENG